The genomic region ATGAGCAGATTCATTCGCAATGCTTTCGACAGCACGAAGACCGGGTGCGCGGCATTGTGGCACGCGCGACACTGCGTCGCCTACTGGCAAAATACTTGATGTTGCCCCCTTATAAAATACCGATTGAAAAAAACGAATTCGGCAAACCTCGTCTGCCGGCTTATTACGGCATAGAGTTTAATGTTTCGCATACAGGTGATTTTGCATTGATAGCATTATCCGCGAAGGGTGAGATCGGGGTTGATATCGAGTATTGTCATAGAGATGTCAATAATCTTTGGGTGCATGTGCTTTCTTCGGAGGAGCGTGCTCAAGGAATCTGGTCAAATAGAAATTTCATTGATCTCTGGGTAATTAAAGAATCCGTATTGAAAGCATTAGGATTCGGGATTTCCGAGCACCTGCCGGCTATTACCGTGCGGCCCAATGATGACGGAAGTTATCGTGTCATACATGACCAACGTGACTGGACGAAAATTAAGGCGTGGTCCATTGAAGCACCCGCACATTATGCAGCGGCGTTTGCGCT from Nitrosomonas ureae harbors:
- a CDS encoding 4'-phosphopantetheinyl transferase family protein; protein product: MKRLHLPEVVPAATEIWLIEFDFDSKQLIDDWSLLSVDEQIHSQCFRQHEDRVRGIVARATLRRLLAKYLMLPPYKIPIEKNEFGKPRLPAYYGIEFNVSHTGDFALIALSAKGEIGVDIEYCHRDVNNLWVHVLSSEERAQGIWSNRNFIDLWVIKESVLKALGFGISEHLPAITVRPNDDGSYRVIHDQRDWTKIKAWSIEAPAHYAAAFALTNQHNYLTDN